The following proteins come from a genomic window of Acinonyx jubatus isolate Ajub_Pintada_27869175 chromosome C1, VMU_Ajub_asm_v1.0, whole genome shotgun sequence:
- the SRM gene encoding spermidine synthase, producing MEPGPDGPTAFGPADIREGWFRETCSLWPGQALSLQVEQLLHHQRSRYQDILVFRSKSYGNVLVLDGVIQCTERDEFSYQEMIANLPLCSHPNPRKVLIIGGGDGGVLREVLKHSSVESVVQCEIDEDVIRVSKKFLPGMAVGYSSSKLTLHVGDGFEFMKQNQDAFDVIITDSSDPMGPAESLFKESYYQLMKTALKDDGVLCCQGECQWLHLDLIKEMRQFCKSLFPVVAYAYCSIPTYPSGQIGFMLCSKNPGTDFRKPVQQLTRKQVEQMQLKYYNSDVHQAAFVLPEFARKALNDVS from the exons ATGGAGCCCGGCCCCGACGGCCCCACCGCCTTCGGCCCCGCTGACATCCGCGAGGGCTGGTTCCGCGAGACGTGCAGCCTgtggccaggccaggccctgtCGCTGCAGGTGGAGCAGCTGCTACACCACCAGCGCTCGCGGTACCAGGATATCCTTGTCTTCCGCAG TAAGAGCTACGGCAACGTTCTGGTGTTGGACGGCGTCATCCAGTGCACAGAGAGGGACGAGTTCTCCTACCAGGAGATGATAGCCAACCTGCCCCTCTGCAGCCACCCCAACCCACGCAAG GTGCTGATCAtcgggggtggggacgggggtgTCCTGCGGGAGGTGTTGAAGCATTCCTCCGTGGAGTCCGTGGTCCAGTGTGAGATTGATGAG gaCGTCATTCGGGTCTCTAAGAAGTTCCTGCCGGGCATGGCCGTGGGCTACTCCAGTTCCAAGTTGACCCTACACGTGGGTGACGGTTTTGAGTTCATGAAACAGAACCAGGATGCCTTCGATGTCATCATCACTGACTCCTCAGACCCCATGG GCCCTGCGGAGAGTCTCTTCAAGGAATCGTATTACCAGCTCATGAAAACGGCTCTCAAGGATGATGGCGTCCTCTGCTGCCAGG GTGAGTGCCAGTGGCTGCACCTGGACCTCATCAAGGAGATGCGACAGTTCTGCAAGTCGCTCTTCCCTGTGGTGGCCTACGCTTACTGCAGTATCCCCACCTACCCCAGCGGCCAGATAGGCTTCATGCTGTGCAGCAAAAATCCG ggcaccGACTTCCGGAAGCCCGTGCAGCAGCTGACACGGAAGCAGGTTGAACAGATGCAGCTGAAATACTACAACTCCGACGTGCACCAGGCAGCATTCGTCCTGCCCGAGTTTGCCCGCAAG GCCCTGAATGACGTGAGCTGA
- the MASP2 gene encoding mannan-binding lectin serine protease 2 isoform X4, with amino-acid sequence MRLQIRPGQLDGCTMRLLLIFLGLLWGSAAAPQGPQWPEPVFGRLASPGFPGEYGNNQDQRWTLRAPPGYRLGLYFTHFHLELSYLCEYDFVKLSSGTKVLATLCGQESTDTERAPGNDTFYSPASSLDVTFHSDYSNEKPFTGFEAFYAAEDIDECQVPPGEAPPCDHHCHNHLGGFYCSCRVGYVLHRNKRTCSEQSP; translated from the exons ATGAGGCTCCAGATCCGGCCTGGTCAGCTGGATGGGTGCACGATGAG GCTGCTGCTGATCTTCCTgggcctgctgtggggctcggcAGCCGCACCCCAGGGCCCGCAGTGGCCCGAGCCCGTGTTCGGGCGCCTGGCATCTCCTGGCTTCCCCGGGGAGTATGGCAACAACCAGGACCAGCGCTGGACCCTGAGGGCTCCCCCCGGCTACCGCCTGGGCCTCTACTTCACCCATTTCCACCTGGAGCTCTCCTACCTCTGCGAGTATGACTTTGTCAAG CTGAGCTCAGGGACCAAGGTGCTGGCCACGCTGTGCGGGCAGGAGAGCACAGACACGGAGCGGGCCCCGGGCAACGACACTTTCTACTCGCCGGCCTCCAGCCTGGATGTCACCTTCCACTCCGACTACTCCAACGAGAAGCCCTTCACGGGCTTTGAGGCCTTCTATGCGGCAGAGG ACATCGACGAgtgccaggtgcccccaggagagGCGCCTCCTTGCGACCACCACTGCCAcaaccacctgggtggcttctaCTGCTCCTGCCGCGTGGGCTACGTTCTCCACCGCAACAAGCGCACGTGCTCAG